In a genomic window of Callithrix jacchus isolate 240 chromosome 22, calJac240_pri, whole genome shotgun sequence:
- the GDF1 gene encoding embryonic growth/differentiation factor 1, producing the protein MPPARQGPSCHHHLLLLALLLSSLPQTRAPVPPGPTTAALLQAFGLHDAPQGTPRLRPVPPLMWRLFRRRDPQETWSGSRRTSPGVTLQPCHVEELGVAGNIVRHIPDRGAPTRAPEPASAAGHCPEWTVIFDLSAVEPAERSSLARLELRFAEAAEAPEGGWELSVALAGQGAGASPGPVLLRQAMPTLGPPVRAELLGTAWDRNASWPSSLRLALALRPRAPAACARLAEASLLLVTLDPRLCHSLARPRRGAEPVLGGGPGGACRARRLYVSFREVGWHRWVIAPRGFLANYCQGQCALPAALSGPGGPPALNHAVLRALMHAAAPGAADLPCCVPARLSPISVLFFDNSDNVVLRQYEDMVVDECGCR; encoded by the exons ATGCCACCGGCGCGGCAAGGTCCCAgctgccaccaccacctcctcctcctggccctGCTGCTGTCCTCGCTGCCCCAGACCCGCGCCCCCGTGCCCCCAGGTCCCACTACCGCCGCCCTGCTCCAGGCTTTCGGGTTGCACGATGCACCCCAGGGCACCCCCAGGCTCCGGCCGGTTCCCCCGCTCATGTGGCGCCTGTTTCGACGCCGGGACCCCCAAGAGACCTGGTCGGGCTCGCGACGGACGTCCCCAGGGGTCACCCTGCAACCGTGCCACGTGGAGGAGCTGGGGGTCGCCGGAAACATTGTGCGCCACATCCCGGACCGAG GTGCGCCCACCCGGGCCCCGGAGCCTGCCTCGGCTGCGGGGCATTGCCCCGAGTGGACCGTCATCTTCGACCTGTCGGCTGTGGAACCCGCCGAGCGCTCAAGCCTGGCCCGCCTGGAGCTGCGTTTCGCGGAGGCGGCAGAGGCTCCGGAGGGCGGCTGGGAGCTGAGCGTGGCGCTGGCTGGCCAGGGCGCAGGCGCGAGCCCCGGGCCAGTGCTGCTCCGCCAGGCGATGCCCACCCTGGGGCCGCCGGTGCGCGCAGAGCTGCTGGGCACCGCCTGGGATCGCAACGCCTCATGGCCGAGCAGCCTCCGCCTGGCGCTGGCGCTGCGCCCCCGGGCCCCTGCGGCCTGCGCGCGCCTGGCCGAGGCCTCGCTGCTCCTGGTGACCCTCGACCCGCGCCTGTGCCACTCCCTTGCCCGGCCGCGGCGCGGCGCCGAACCGGTGTTGGGCGGCGGTCCCGGGGGCGCGTGTCGCGCGCGGCGGCTATACGTGAGCTTCCGCGAAGTGGGCTGGCACCGCTGGGTCATCGCGCCGCGCGGCTTCCTGGCCAACTATTGCCAGGGTCAGTGCGCGCTGCCCGCCGCGCTGTCAGGGCCCGGGGGTCCGCCTGCGCTCAACCACGCCGTACTGCGCGCGCTCATGCACGCAGCCGCCCCGGGAGCCGCAGACCTGCCCTGCTGCGTGCCCGCGCGCCTGTCGCCCATCTCCGTGCTCTTCTTTGACAACAGCGATAACGTGGTGCTGCGGCAGTATGAGGACATGGTGGTGGACGAGTGTGGGTGCCGCTAA
- the CERS1 gene encoding ceramide synthase 1 isoform X1, with product MAAAGLAAGPTGPEPMPSYAQLVRRGWGSALAAARGCTDCGWGLARRGLAENAHLAPPELLLLALGALGWTALRSAATARLFRPLAKRCRLQPRDAAKMPESAWKFLFYLGSWSYSAYLLFGTDYPFFHDPPSVFYDWTPGMEVPGDIAAAYLLQGSFYGHSIYATLYMDTWRKDSVVMLVHHVVTLVLIVSSYAFRYHNVGILVLFLHDISDVQLEFTKLNIYFKSRGGSYHRRHALVADLGCLSFGFSWFWFRLYWFPLKVLYATSHCSLRAVPDIPFYFFFNALLLLLTLMNLYWFLYIVVFAAKVLTGQVQELKDLREYDAAEAQSLKPSKAEKPLRNGLVKDKRL from the exons ATGGCGGCGGCAGGGCTGGCGGCAGGGCCGACTGGGCCCGAGCCCATGCCAAGCTACGCGCAGCTAGTGCGGCGCGGCTGGGGCAGCGCGTTGGCGGCGGCTCGGGGCTGCACGGACTGCGGCTGGGGGCTGGCGCGCCGCGGCCTGGCCGAGAACGCGCACCTGGCGCCGCccgagctgctgctgctggccctCGGCGCGCTGGGCTGGACCGCTCTGCGCTCCGCGGCCACCGCGCGCCTCTTTCGG CCCCTAGCGAAGCGGTGCCGCCTCCAGCCCAGAGATGCCGCCAAGATGCCCGAGAGTGCTTGGAAGTTTCTCTTCTACCTGGGCAGCTGGAGCTACAGTGCCTACCTGCTTTTTGGCACCGACTACCCCTTCTTCCATGACCCACCATCTGTATTCTACG ACTGGACACCAGGCATGGAGGTGCCAGGGGACATTGCAGCTGCCTACCTGCTCCAGGGAAGCTTCTACGGCCACTCCATCTACGCCACACTGTACATGGACACCTGGCGTAAGGACTCGGTGGTCATGCTGGTCCACCACGTGGTCACCCTTGTCCTCATCGTCTCCTCCTACGCCTTCCG GTACCACAATGTGGGCATCCTTGTGCTTTTCCTGCACGATATCAGTGACGTGCAGCTTGAGTTCACTAAGCTCAACATCTATTTCAAGTCCCGCGGCGGCTCCTACCACCGGCGGCATGCCCTGGTGGCAGACCTGGGCTGCCTCAGCTTTGGCTTCAGCTG GTTCTGGTTCCGCCTCTACTGGTTCCCACTCAAGGTCCTGTATGCCACGAGTCACTGCAGCCTGCGTGCGGTTCCTGACATCCCCTTCTACTTCTTTTTCAATGCACTCCTGCTGCTGCTCACCCTCATGAACCTCTACTGGTTCCTG TACATCGTGGTGTTTGCAGCCAAGGTGTTGACGGGCCAGGTTCAAGAGCTGAAAGACCTTCGGGAGTATGATGCAGCCGAGGCCCAGAGCCTGAAGCCCAGCAAAGCCGA GAAGCCACTGAGGAACGGCCTGGTGAAGGACAAGCGCCTCTGA
- the CERS1 gene encoding ceramide synthase 1 isoform X2, with the protein MAAAGLAAGPTGPEPMPSYAQLVRRGWGSALAAARGCTDCGWGLARRGLAENAHLAPPELLLLALGALGWTALRSAATARLFRPLAKRCRLQPRDAAKMPESAWKFLFYLGSWSYSAYLLFGTDYPFFHDPPSVFYDWTPGMEVPGDIAAAYLLQGSFYGHSIYATLYMDTWRKDSVVMLVHHVVTLVLIVSSYAFRYHNVGILVLFLHDISDVQLEFTKLNIYFKSRGGSYHRRHALVADLGCLSFGFSWFWFRLYWFPLKVLYATSHCSLRAVPDIPFYFFFNALLLLLTLMNLYWFLYIVVFAAKVLTGQVQELKDLREYDAAEAQSLKPSKAEAAVAQSSVVVFGTGGVRCRRLTHPGL; encoded by the exons ATGGCGGCGGCAGGGCTGGCGGCAGGGCCGACTGGGCCCGAGCCCATGCCAAGCTACGCGCAGCTAGTGCGGCGCGGCTGGGGCAGCGCGTTGGCGGCGGCTCGGGGCTGCACGGACTGCGGCTGGGGGCTGGCGCGCCGCGGCCTGGCCGAGAACGCGCACCTGGCGCCGCccgagctgctgctgctggccctCGGCGCGCTGGGCTGGACCGCTCTGCGCTCCGCGGCCACCGCGCGCCTCTTTCGG CCCCTAGCGAAGCGGTGCCGCCTCCAGCCCAGAGATGCCGCCAAGATGCCCGAGAGTGCTTGGAAGTTTCTCTTCTACCTGGGCAGCTGGAGCTACAGTGCCTACCTGCTTTTTGGCACCGACTACCCCTTCTTCCATGACCCACCATCTGTATTCTACG ACTGGACACCAGGCATGGAGGTGCCAGGGGACATTGCAGCTGCCTACCTGCTCCAGGGAAGCTTCTACGGCCACTCCATCTACGCCACACTGTACATGGACACCTGGCGTAAGGACTCGGTGGTCATGCTGGTCCACCACGTGGTCACCCTTGTCCTCATCGTCTCCTCCTACGCCTTCCG GTACCACAATGTGGGCATCCTTGTGCTTTTCCTGCACGATATCAGTGACGTGCAGCTTGAGTTCACTAAGCTCAACATCTATTTCAAGTCCCGCGGCGGCTCCTACCACCGGCGGCATGCCCTGGTGGCAGACCTGGGCTGCCTCAGCTTTGGCTTCAGCTG GTTCTGGTTCCGCCTCTACTGGTTCCCACTCAAGGTCCTGTATGCCACGAGTCACTGCAGCCTGCGTGCGGTTCCTGACATCCCCTTCTACTTCTTTTTCAATGCACTCCTGCTGCTGCTCACCCTCATGAACCTCTACTGGTTCCTG TACATCGTGGTGTTTGCAGCCAAGGTGTTGACGGGCCAGGTTCAAGAGCTGAAAGACCTTCGGGAGTATGATGCAGCCGAGGCCCAGAGCCTGAAGCCCAGCAAAGCCGA GGCAGCAGTGGCTCAGAGCTCAGTGGTGGTGTTTGGAACAGGAGGTGTGAGATGTAGGCGTTTAACACATCCGGGGCTGTAG